One segment of Panicum virgatum strain AP13 chromosome 3K, P.virgatum_v5, whole genome shotgun sequence DNA contains the following:
- the LOC120700181 gene encoding protein AMEIOTIC 1 homolog translates to MSICGGGGGIIPASRFLRRRAAVRDLGRDADADAFCVAAPLLYDFSQQQPQLEEQVPPAVAARRSPPPAPKPRSPPAPVALERPRSPRPPPSPAARRSPSPEPCSPRLLGLQPPSPPPAARRSPSSGGSGTGLLLALQRTCVGWGATRRVEYPSRHRPASPAAPCAAAVEGTGRPGAPARRGDEDQESIGGGAKKRKRLEEEEEAQESGREDKPVMAKAAGKSRSRNRWKARWSSLRRRRGAARLAKKAPRVVKEEEEAAVAEDESSRDVKPAVEAEKTTRRRRKRAGSSARGGRPGAAKRARKTPLKEEKVEEAELEEEEVAESKPAASAPAPAPAPEPSSPRGKVDRWSAWRYAAAEAALLDILRARGASAGKPAPRAEVRAQARRHIGDTGLLDHLLRHIADKVPAGSAERVRRRYNPAGGLEYWLEPAELAATRREAGVDDPFWVPPPGWKLGDPVSPEGRALVVQKQVEELAGELDVVKRQMKQLDSNLMQVSKEAYISWKGYDCMVKANGKLEKEVLSLEEKYENATQVNGELKELLLLLKDKYETVLEKNDRLEEQMVALSTSFQSMKEDLLLERIGEQPMLMLAQEPWDADNQEASAGNTAASAGNQLVDAYAVDGNFSSNGGTSGSTKRALRRCSVRMHRRDGMLQWPTAASDGTTSSPRELPEPLTPGVDLVITDFDAVINSLAPPSMEEYLMAEGLPTSTSASSSSASPKLALLPAPASPVQVQPLQSTTVAMADQQAVQPYSGDFNLQLQHKDTSSSPRPWGAKALKLDAGAGVGGVGTELALATPTY, encoded by the exons ATGAgcatctgcggcggcggcgggggcatcATCCCCGCGTCGCgcttcctgcgccgccgcgccgccgtccgggaCCTGGgccgcgacgccgacgccgacgccttcTGTGTCGCCGCGCCCCTCCTCTACGACTTCtcccagcagcagccgcagctggAGGAGCAGGTGCCGCCCGCGGTGGCCGCGCGGCGttcgcctccgccggcgcccaAGCCGCGCAGCCCGCCGGCTCCCGTCGCCCTGGAGCGCCCGCggtccccgcggccgccgccgtccccggccgCGCGGCGCTCGCCTTCGCCGGAGCCGTGCAGCCCGCGCCTCCTCGGCCTGCAgccaccgtcgccgcccccggccgcgCGGCGCTCGCCTTCTTCGGGCGGCAGCGGCACCGGCCTGCTCCTCGCCCTGCAGCGCACCTGCGTGGGCTGGGGCGCCACGAGGCGGGTCGAGTACcccagccgccaccgcccggCCTCGCCTGCCGCTCCTTGCGCGGCCGCCGTCGAGGGGACGGGCCGCCCGGGAGCGCCGGCTCGGCGCGGGGACGAGGACCAGGagagcatcggcggcggcgccaagaagaggaagcgcctggaggaggaggaggaggcgcaagAGAGCGGCCGCGAGGACAAGCCCGTCATGGCCAAGGCGGCGGGGAAGTCGAGGTCCAGGAACAGGTGGAAGGCGAGGTggagtagcctgcgccggcgccgcggcgccgccaggCTCGCCAAGAAGGCCCCGCGGGTcgtgaaggaggaggaggaggcggcggtggcagagGACGAGAGCAGCCGGGACGTCAAGCCCGCGGTGGAGGCGGAgaagacgacgaggaggagaaggaagagGGCGGGGTCGAGTGCCCGTGGCGGTCGCCCCGGCGCCGCCAAGCGCGCCAGGAAGACCCCCCTCAAGGaggagaaggtggaggaggcggagttggaggaggaggaggtggcggagaGTAAGCCCGCCGCTTCCgctcccgctcctgctccggctcccgagcccagctcgcCGCGGGGCAAGGTCGACCGCTGGTCGGCCTGGAGGTacgcggcggccgaggcggcgctgctggacatcctgcgcgcgcgcggcgccagcgccggcaagcccgcgccgcgcgccgaggTGCGGGCGCAGGCGCGCCGCCACATCGGCGACACCGGCCTCCTcgaccacctcctccgccacaTCGCCGACAAGGTCCCGGCCGGCAGCGCCGAGCGGGTGCGCCGCCGGTACAACCCCGCCGGTGGCTTGGAGTACTGGCTGGAGCCGGCCGAGCTGGCGGCCACGCGGCGGGAGGCCGGCGTCGATGACCCGTTCTGGGTGCCGCCGCCTGGGTGGAAGCTCGGTGACCCCGTGTCGCCGGAGGGCCGCGCGCTTGTGGTGCAGAAGCaggtggaggagctcgccggggagcTTGACGTTGTAAAAAG GCAAATGAAGCAGCTCGATTCCAATCTGATGCAAGTGAGCAAGGAAGCCTACATCTCATGGAAG GGGTATGACTGTATGGTGAAGGCCAATGGCAAGCTGGAAAAGGAGGTGCTGTCCTTGGAG GAGAAGTATGAGAACGCAACACAGGTGAATGGTGAACTGAAAGAGCTGCTGCTGTTACTGAAG GACAAGTATGAGACTGTGCTTGAGAAGAATGACAGACTGGAGGAGCAGATGGTTGCCTTGTCCACTTCTTTCCAGTCCATGAAG GAAGACTTGCTCCTGGAGAGAATCGGAGAACAACCCATGCTGATGCTAGCGCAAGAGCCTTGGGATGCTGACAATCAAGAAGCCAGTGCCGGCAATACTGCTGCCAGTGCAGGCAACCAGCTGGTGGACGCTTATGCTGTCGATGGCAACTTCAGCAGCAATGGTGGCACCTCTGGTAGCACCAAGAGGGCGTTGAGGAGGTGCAGCGTGCGCATGCACAGGAGAGATGGGATGTTGCAGTGGCCAACGGCTGCATCTGATGGCACGACCAGCAGCCCCAGGGAACTACCAGAGCCGCTAACACCCGGCGTCGATTTGGTCATCACCGATTTCGATGCAGTGATCAACAGCCTCGCGCCACCATCCATGGAGGAGTACCTGATGGCTGAAGGCCTCCCAACATCAACGTCCGCGTCATCCTCCAGCGCCTCTCCCAAGCTCGCGCTCCTCCCCGCCCCAGCCTCACCAGTCCAGGTCCAGCCACTGCAATCAACAACCGTGGCTATGGCAGACCAGCAAGCGGTGCAGCCATACTCTGGTGACTTCAACCTGCAGCTCCAGCACAAG GACACGTCATCTTCACCACGGCCATGGGGTGCCAAGGCGCTGAAGCTCGACGCCGGTGCTGGAGTCGGCGGCGTGGGCACCGAGCTGGCCCTGGCGACCCCCACTTACTGA
- the LOC120700180 gene encoding uncharacterized protein LOC120700180 isoform X1 encodes MASRYAVDDSMWPEVLAINGYAVFLGYLMMGVRGLGLLVVTWTTVVLLGGFVSDLQKKDFWCLTGITLVQTAGVFNFLLKEKLSDMVHSWWGLLIAVSVAIKDDKEEVEGKKMVVTILLVVIQVFVHVIVLCPLGALYMLGLYISTGVSLWRLIEHDFGNAGGANQKPALQVLYGLAVAQGMLFGYKKTIHALGPRNRLAKFGAEVVGTVDEELVAGYLEETIAGCEKDPSFATGRNFVTYGVNLMMEAKSNEGFIAGIRVLGGAIKDPYLRGRMVLAKHLLTRSDSWSYMIQRLLDTVIGPRSPYSRDVREHAARIVALIARGIRLEQFPGMIEVITSMLDTSAEESNQQDSQFYRINRKYGRRKSAYYYVRIHKLEACNGLNNYERVELLEEYDLDYLISEHKNKGSPDFSLSSLIQWLVQCLLCKRKKKERRRENTVHGFDGLLTEAVNIIHQLAVDEDNRISMITSNTMLQHKIAMAPLKFHRNNHYACRVYQKSELQMLEKCWVVTEGLGAAVKDSNNQGCILEGAPSGGGDRRQEGDLLRSKVGSTLENAIIISIKTIFDCLDCRATQKKQGIQILLHLSLDLSSIMDNESGTRRLTWILLLIIACESYDDSKYWMVCGFTDTKKNECDFDSIRCLARKKLEDMLQEKHELPSEESERKLQLILLALGDLTTAFVDDAEDISIRTHAAIIMEGLCYGYRRYIDLALAKQVKEMLVDVIPKVVKEILVRCASTREERQAQGTDVENGGVSQGCALESRTCQDDGYTDNGRLRKALISLCRDGYMGNFWLWPEFKKIAPEICKQQGKSFKYFKSLLVV; translated from the exons CGTCTTCAATTTTCTTTTAAAGGAAAAGTTAAGTGACATGGTGCATTCTTGGTGGGGTCTGCTGATTGCTGTATCTGTCGCAATCAAAGACGAcaaagaagaagttgaaggaaaaaaaatggtgGTAACAATACTTTTAGTGGTGATTCAAGTATTTGTGCATGTTATTGTATTATGTCCTCTTGGGGCTCTCTACATGCTTGGCTTGTACATCTCTACTGGAGTTTCATTGTGGCGTCTAATAGAGCATGACTTCGGTAATGCTGGGGGTGCCAACCAGAAGCCGGCACTACAAGTCCTCTATGGCTTAGCTGTGGCACAAGGCATGCTCTTTGGATACAAGAAGACCATACATGCTCTTGGGCCAAGAAACAGGCTAGCGAAATTTGGGGCAGAAGTGGTTGGCACGGTGGACGAAGAGCTAGTTGCAGGGTACCTAGAGGAGACCATAGCAGGGTGCGAGAAGGACCCATCATTCGCTACCGGAAGGAATTTTGTCACGTATGGTGTGAACTTAATGATGGAAGCTAAGTCAAATGAGGGTTTCATTGCTGGGATAAGGGTTCTGGGTGGGGCTATCAAGGATCCCTACCTGAGGGGTCGAATGGTGCTAGCAAAACATCTGTTGACTAGATCGGATTCCTGGAGTTACATGATCCAGAGACTGCTAGACACAGTAATAGGTCCTAGAAGCCCATATAGTAGAGATGTCAGGGAGCACGCGGCGAGGATAGTGGCTCTTATTGCCCGTGGCATCCGTTTGGAGCAGTTCCCAGGAATGATTGAGGTCATAACTTCCATGCTTGACACATCTGCTGAGGAGTCCAATCAGCAGGACAGCCAGTTCTACCGGATAAACCGCAAATATGGCCGTAGAAAATCCGCGTACTACTATGTGAGAATCCATAAGCTAGAGGCATGTAACGGACTCAACAATTATGAGAGAGTCGAGCTGCTTGAGGAATATGATCTAGACTACCTAATAAGTGAGCATAAAAATAAAGGTTCTCCTGATTTCTCCTTAAGCAGTCTAATACAGTGGTTAGTCCAATGCCTTCTGTGCaaacgaaaaaaaaaggaaagacgGAGGGAAAACACAGTCCATGGCTTCGACGGACTGCTTACGGAAGCCGTGAATATCATTCACCAGCTCGCAGTTGATGAGGACAATCGAATAAGTATGATTACGAGCAACACAATGCTACAGCACAAGATTGCCATGGCGCCCCTCAAATTCCACAGGAACAATCATTATGCGTGTAGGGTATATCAAAAGTCAGAGCTCCAGATGCTAGAGAAATGTTGGGTAGTCACGGAAGGGCTCGGGGCTGCTGTTAAAGACAGCAACAACCAAGGGTGTATCTTGGAGGGAGCCCCTTCTGGTGGAGGAGACAGAAGACAAGAGGGGGATCTTCTTCGGTCCAAGGTTGGTTCCACCCTTGAGAATGCAATCATCATCAGCATTAAAACTATCTTTGACTGCCTCGACTGTCGAGCGACGCAAAAAAAGCAAGGCATACAGATTCTCCTGCATCTTTCTTTGGATCTATCCTCAATCATGGACAATGAAAGCGGGACAAGAAGACTCACCTGGATACTGCTTCTTATTATTGCTTGTGAATCTTATGATGACTCTAAGTACTGGATGGTTTGCGGTTTCACAGATACGAAGAAGAACGAGTGTGACTTCGATAGCATCAGGTGTTTAGCACGTAAAAAGCTAGAGGACATGCTTCAAGAGAAGCATGAACTACCTTCAGAAGAAAGTGAGAGAAAGTTGCAATTAATTCTTCTTGCTCTTGGAGACCTAACTACTGCATTTGTTGACGATGCTGAAGATATTTCAATCAGAACACATGCAGCAATAATCATGGAGGGTCTATGTTATGGTTACAGGCGCTATATTGACCTTGCCCTTGCCAAGCAAGTGAAAGAGATGTTGGTCGATGTGATCCCAAAG GTGGTCAAGGAAATACTAGTTCGTTGTGCGTCCACAAGAGAAGAAAGGCAAGCACAGGGCACTGATGTGGAAAATGGTGGTGTCTCACAGGGTTGTGCCCTGGAAAGCAGGACGTGCCAGGATGATGGCTACACTGACAATGGACGACTGCGGAAAGCCTTGATATCCTTGTGCCGGGATGGCTATATGGGAAACTTCTGGTTGTGGCCTGAGTTCAAGAAGATTGCACCTGAAATATGTAAGCAACAAGGGAAGTCTTTCAAGTATTTCAAATCACTCTTAGTAGTTTGA
- the LOC120700180 gene encoding uncharacterized protein LOC120700180 isoform X2, producing MVHSWWGLLIAVSVAIKDDKEEVEGKKMVVTILLVVIQVFVHVIVLCPLGALYMLGLYISTGVSLWRLIEHDFGNAGGANQKPALQVLYGLAVAQGMLFGYKKTIHALGPRNRLAKFGAEVVGTVDEELVAGYLEETIAGCEKDPSFATGRNFVTYGVNLMMEAKSNEGFIAGIRVLGGAIKDPYLRGRMVLAKHLLTRSDSWSYMIQRLLDTVIGPRSPYSRDVREHAARIVALIARGIRLEQFPGMIEVITSMLDTSAEESNQQDSQFYRINRKYGRRKSAYYYVRIHKLEACNGLNNYERVELLEEYDLDYLISEHKNKGSPDFSLSSLIQWLVQCLLCKRKKKERRRENTVHGFDGLLTEAVNIIHQLAVDEDNRISMITSNTMLQHKIAMAPLKFHRNNHYACRVYQKSELQMLEKCWVVTEGLGAAVKDSNNQGCILEGAPSGGGDRRQEGDLLRSKVGSTLENAIIISIKTIFDCLDCRATQKKQGIQILLHLSLDLSSIMDNESGTRRLTWILLLIIACESYDDSKYWMVCGFTDTKKNECDFDSIRCLARKKLEDMLQEKHELPSEESERKLQLILLALGDLTTAFVDDAEDISIRTHAAIIMEGLCYGYRRYIDLALAKQVKEMLVDVIPKVVKEILVRCASTREERQAQGTDVENGGVSQGCALESRTCQDDGYTDNGRLRKALISLCRDGYMGNFWLWPEFKKIAPEICKQQGKSFKYFKSLLVV from the exons ATGGTGCATTCTTGGTGGGGTCTGCTGATTGCTGTATCTGTCGCAATCAAAGACGAcaaagaagaagttgaaggaaaaaaaatggtgGTAACAATACTTTTAGTGGTGATTCAAGTATTTGTGCATGTTATTGTATTATGTCCTCTTGGGGCTCTCTACATGCTTGGCTTGTACATCTCTACTGGAGTTTCATTGTGGCGTCTAATAGAGCATGACTTCGGTAATGCTGGGGGTGCCAACCAGAAGCCGGCACTACAAGTCCTCTATGGCTTAGCTGTGGCACAAGGCATGCTCTTTGGATACAAGAAGACCATACATGCTCTTGGGCCAAGAAACAGGCTAGCGAAATTTGGGGCAGAAGTGGTTGGCACGGTGGACGAAGAGCTAGTTGCAGGGTACCTAGAGGAGACCATAGCAGGGTGCGAGAAGGACCCATCATTCGCTACCGGAAGGAATTTTGTCACGTATGGTGTGAACTTAATGATGGAAGCTAAGTCAAATGAGGGTTTCATTGCTGGGATAAGGGTTCTGGGTGGGGCTATCAAGGATCCCTACCTGAGGGGTCGAATGGTGCTAGCAAAACATCTGTTGACTAGATCGGATTCCTGGAGTTACATGATCCAGAGACTGCTAGACACAGTAATAGGTCCTAGAAGCCCATATAGTAGAGATGTCAGGGAGCACGCGGCGAGGATAGTGGCTCTTATTGCCCGTGGCATCCGTTTGGAGCAGTTCCCAGGAATGATTGAGGTCATAACTTCCATGCTTGACACATCTGCTGAGGAGTCCAATCAGCAGGACAGCCAGTTCTACCGGATAAACCGCAAATATGGCCGTAGAAAATCCGCGTACTACTATGTGAGAATCCATAAGCTAGAGGCATGTAACGGACTCAACAATTATGAGAGAGTCGAGCTGCTTGAGGAATATGATCTAGACTACCTAATAAGTGAGCATAAAAATAAAGGTTCTCCTGATTTCTCCTTAAGCAGTCTAATACAGTGGTTAGTCCAATGCCTTCTGTGCaaacgaaaaaaaaaggaaagacgGAGGGAAAACACAGTCCATGGCTTCGACGGACTGCTTACGGAAGCCGTGAATATCATTCACCAGCTCGCAGTTGATGAGGACAATCGAATAAGTATGATTACGAGCAACACAATGCTACAGCACAAGATTGCCATGGCGCCCCTCAAATTCCACAGGAACAATCATTATGCGTGTAGGGTATATCAAAAGTCAGAGCTCCAGATGCTAGAGAAATGTTGGGTAGTCACGGAAGGGCTCGGGGCTGCTGTTAAAGACAGCAACAACCAAGGGTGTATCTTGGAGGGAGCCCCTTCTGGTGGAGGAGACAGAAGACAAGAGGGGGATCTTCTTCGGTCCAAGGTTGGTTCCACCCTTGAGAATGCAATCATCATCAGCATTAAAACTATCTTTGACTGCCTCGACTGTCGAGCGACGCAAAAAAAGCAAGGCATACAGATTCTCCTGCATCTTTCTTTGGATCTATCCTCAATCATGGACAATGAAAGCGGGACAAGAAGACTCACCTGGATACTGCTTCTTATTATTGCTTGTGAATCTTATGATGACTCTAAGTACTGGATGGTTTGCGGTTTCACAGATACGAAGAAGAACGAGTGTGACTTCGATAGCATCAGGTGTTTAGCACGTAAAAAGCTAGAGGACATGCTTCAAGAGAAGCATGAACTACCTTCAGAAGAAAGTGAGAGAAAGTTGCAATTAATTCTTCTTGCTCTTGGAGACCTAACTACTGCATTTGTTGACGATGCTGAAGATATTTCAATCAGAACACATGCAGCAATAATCATGGAGGGTCTATGTTATGGTTACAGGCGCTATATTGACCTTGCCCTTGCCAAGCAAGTGAAAGAGATGTTGGTCGATGTGATCCCAAAG GTGGTCAAGGAAATACTAGTTCGTTGTGCGTCCACAAGAGAAGAAAGGCAAGCACAGGGCACTGATGTGGAAAATGGTGGTGTCTCACAGGGTTGTGCCCTGGAAAGCAGGACGTGCCAGGATGATGGCTACACTGACAATGGACGACTGCGGAAAGCCTTGATATCCTTGTGCCGGGATGGCTATATGGGAAACTTCTGGTTGTGGCCTGAGTTCAAGAAGATTGCACCTGAAATATGTAAGCAACAAGGGAAGTCTTTCAAGTATTTCAAATCACTCTTAGTAGTTTGA